In Aristaeella hokkaidonensis, the following are encoded in one genomic region:
- a CDS encoding glycoside hydrolase family 31 protein: MIRKYTFGAPLPTDAVIQNLLAEKDSLPYFTVRYGEDGSVILSLPLHPEEVLFGLGQAVRGIDKRGHRYESWNSDVFNHTEERPSLYGSHNLLVFFSPDRLLGLYLDDPGKIIWDLGWEKHDEAVITSLSGNLDVYLIEEESLTGIARAFRQLTGRSYLPPRWAFGYIQSRWGYASEEEVRTVVNEHRKRHIPLDGVCLDIDYMVDFKNFTWKPDAFPDLKRFQDEMKADHLRLVPIIDAGIKVEEGYAPYDTGKAGDCFCKKEDGSDFVAAVWPGRCCFPDFLREDVRRWFGDLYRPLLEAGIEGFWNDMNEPALFYSDEGVADAFAAADKIRAGGVDYETTWWLKDVFSGMANSMDDYRRFYHLVDGKPVRHDLVHNLYGAGMTRATAEGFRRFSPDKRLLLFSRSSFIGAHRNGGIWQGDNFSWWSHLKMALQMLPSLNLCGFLFTGCDLGGFGCNVTEDLLERFLQLGVFTPLMRNHSALHTRDQEIYRFSIWETMRDTVSVRYALLPYLYSEFMKAALRDEMLFRPLAFDYSADQRAIHIQDQLMLGEDCMIAPVYEQNAAGRYVYLPEDMLFIRFRSAQDYDLQPLEKGDHWIDLALGEFPLFVKKNRAVPLCPGGESSELLDDTTFTLLGQIEQEGTLSLYRDDGTTTDPDLESSLTRIPLVPDKFLSRIVNA, translated from the coding sequence ATGATCCGTAAGTACACCTTTGGCGCGCCCCTTCCCACGGACGCAGTGATACAGAACCTCCTGGCAGAGAAAGACTCCCTGCCTTACTTTACCGTGCGCTACGGCGAGGACGGCAGCGTGATCCTGTCCCTGCCCCTCCACCCGGAGGAAGTCCTCTTCGGCCTGGGCCAGGCCGTGCGCGGCATTGATAAACGCGGCCACCGCTATGAAAGCTGGAACAGTGACGTCTTCAACCACACGGAAGAGCGTCCCAGCCTCTACGGCAGCCACAACCTGCTGGTCTTCTTCAGCCCGGACCGGCTCCTCGGCCTCTACCTGGACGATCCGGGAAAGATCATCTGGGACCTGGGCTGGGAAAAGCATGACGAGGCGGTCATCACCTCCCTCAGCGGCAACCTGGACGTATACCTCATCGAGGAGGAGTCCCTCACCGGCATCGCCCGCGCCTTCCGTCAGCTCACCGGACGCAGCTATCTCCCGCCCCGCTGGGCCTTCGGCTATATCCAGAGCCGCTGGGGCTATGCCAGCGAGGAGGAAGTACGCACCGTGGTCAATGAACACCGGAAGCGCCATATCCCTCTGGACGGCGTATGCCTGGATATCGACTACATGGTGGACTTCAAAAACTTCACCTGGAAGCCGGACGCCTTCCCGGATCTGAAGCGTTTCCAGGACGAAATGAAGGCAGACCATCTCCGCCTGGTGCCCATCATCGACGCAGGCATCAAAGTGGAGGAAGGCTATGCCCCCTATGATACCGGCAAAGCCGGAGACTGCTTCTGCAAAAAGGAAGACGGCAGCGATTTCGTGGCCGCCGTCTGGCCGGGCCGCTGCTGCTTCCCGGATTTCCTGCGGGAGGATGTGCGCCGCTGGTTTGGCGATCTTTACCGTCCCCTGCTGGAGGCCGGCATTGAAGGCTTCTGGAATGATATGAACGAGCCCGCCCTCTTCTATTCCGACGAGGGCGTCGCCGACGCCTTTGCCGCCGCGGACAAAATCCGTGCCGGCGGCGTGGACTATGAAACCACCTGGTGGCTCAAGGACGTCTTCTCCGGCATGGCCAACAGCATGGACGACTATCGCCGGTTCTATCACCTGGTAGACGGCAAGCCCGTCCGTCACGACCTGGTGCACAACCTCTACGGTGCCGGCATGACCCGGGCCACGGCGGAAGGCTTCCGCCGCTTCAGCCCGGACAAGCGCCTGCTTCTCTTCTCCCGCAGCTCCTTCATCGGAGCCCACCGCAACGGCGGCATCTGGCAGGGAGACAACTTCTCCTGGTGGAGCCACCTGAAGATGGCCCTGCAGATGCTTCCCAGCCTGAATCTCTGCGGCTTCCTCTTCACCGGCTGCGACCTGGGCGGCTTCGGCTGCAACGTGACGGAAGACCTGCTGGAGCGCTTCCTGCAGCTGGGCGTCTTCACGCCCCTGATGCGGAACCACTCCGCCCTCCATACCCGGGATCAGGAGATCTATCGCTTCAGCATCTGGGAAACCATGCGGGATACCGTTTCCGTGCGCTATGCCCTGCTGCCTTACCTCTACAGTGAGTTCATGAAGGCCGCCCTGCGGGATGAAATGCTCTTCCGTCCCCTGGCCTTTGATTATTCCGCCGACCAGCGTGCCATCCATATCCAGGATCAGCTGATGCTCGGCGAGGACTGCATGATCGCTCCCGTCTATGAGCAGAACGCTGCCGGACGGTACGTCTACCTGCCGGAGGATATGCTGTTCATCCGCTTCCGCTCCGCCCAGGATTATGACCTCCAGCCCCTGGAGAAGGGCGATCACTGGATCGACCTGGCCCTGGGTGAGTTCCCGCTCTTCGTAAAGAAGAACCGTGCCGTCCCGCTCTGCCCCGGCGGAGAATCCTCCGAGCTGCTGGATGACACCACCTTCACCCTTCTGGGACAGATTGAGCAGGAAGGCACCCTTTCCCTCTACCGGGATGACGGCACCACCACCGACCCGGATCTGGAGTCCAGCCTGACCCGGATTCCCCTCGTTCCTGACAAATTTCTCTCCCGGATCGTGAATGCGTAA
- a CDS encoding SH3 domain-containing protein, protein MKKTGLILLSALILACVVSAAFAGTSTNGSSAAVVNSGLYDRLLQVPSFKFKNYEYGIGYGSCPVYTAPYADAFRCANGKASVWTDDYMSEAGFVSGWLLVRYETNNGGFRVGYIPPKYVKGFKSGMATPKFDYIPVTAMDTIIVTDNPLLTGSSFARLDPGETFYVLGKYTYYGDWWYIECTVDNQVARGFIDRTASSFTLDGVNIISGQQGSSMQEPFGVPSVSPLGTEYIADAYIGYGSSGDRKFVRKNADPKSTQVTVVYPGASYPCYAVKEGTTGKDWYYIWVEEDSAWGWVSSGYAELDR, encoded by the coding sequence ATGAAAAAGACCGGCTTGATTCTGCTGTCTGCGCTTATACTGGCATGCGTGGTTTCCGCGGCCTTCGCAGGCACGTCCACTAACGGCAGTAGTGCTGCTGTTGTGAATTCGGGACTGTATGACAGGCTGTTGCAGGTACCGTCCTTCAAATTCAAAAACTATGAATACGGGATCGGCTACGGAAGCTGTCCTGTCTATACAGCACCGTATGCGGACGCTTTCCGCTGCGCCAACGGAAAGGCTTCCGTCTGGACGGACGATTATATGAGCGAAGCGGGCTTCGTATCTGGCTGGCTGCTGGTGCGGTATGAAACCAATAACGGAGGCTTCCGGGTAGGGTATATTCCGCCTAAGTACGTGAAAGGCTTCAAGTCAGGCATGGCCACGCCGAAGTTTGATTATATTCCGGTAACGGCGATGGACACGATCATTGTGACAGACAACCCGTTGCTGACCGGATCCTCTTTCGCGAGACTGGATCCCGGCGAAACATTCTACGTGCTCGGCAAGTACACATACTATGGAGACTGGTGGTATATCGAGTGCACGGTGGACAACCAGGTTGCGCGTGGCTTTATTGACCGGACCGCCTCCAGCTTTACACTGGATGGCGTCAACATAATATCCGGGCAGCAGGGCAGCAGCATGCAGGAACCCTTTGGCGTGCCATCCGTGTCGCCGCTGGGAACAGAGTATATTGCCGACGCATATATCGGATACGGAAGCTCCGGCGACAGGAAGTTCGTCCGCAAAAACGCGGATCCTAAATCCACCCAGGTGACGGTGGTATATCCCGGAGCCAGTTATCCCTGTTATGCAGTGAAAGAAGGAACCACGGGGAAAGACTGGTATTATATCTGGGTTGAGGAAGACAGTGCCTGGGGCTGGGTATCCTCAGGATACGCTGAACTGGACAGGTAA
- a CDS encoding hemolysin family protein, translating into MGLWLALILCIALSAFFSATETAYSACNRVKLKTVDGPRKEKAQTALSLLEKYDSLITTVLIGNNLVNIVGTAIATLLFTTRILPGQEDLATTIASIMMTVLVLFLGEVGPKTLAKQQPEKYAMSVSHVIRFLVTVLKPLDWLFALWRKLLAKLVKPEQEESQIEDELMTMIDEAQTEGDIEEEEGELIRSAIEFNDQNAADIMTPRVDVTALEDNATIEEAADAFRDTWFSRIPVYHEDLDHIIGILHEKDFYKMTHEGITDITKIMKEPVFAPASLSISNLLKLFRTSQTHLIVLLDEFGGTDGIVTMEDVLEELVGEIYDEHDEVSEEVVEQEDGTLIVDGNMQLEELLAKFGVEDDEYDADTVGGWASEMLEKVPEVGDSFTLDHHQFTVTEMDGFRVTRMQVTEVPEETEAAEEEQEAEVPEEEESN; encoded by the coding sequence ATGGGTCTATGGCTTGCCCTGATCCTGTGTATCGCGCTTTCAGCGTTCTTTTCCGCCACGGAAACGGCTTATTCTGCCTGTAACCGTGTTAAACTGAAGACCGTAGACGGCCCCCGGAAAGAAAAAGCACAGACAGCGCTCAGTCTGCTTGAAAAATATGACTCTCTGATTACAACAGTTCTCATAGGCAATAACCTGGTGAACATCGTGGGTACGGCAATCGCCACCCTGCTGTTCACCACGCGCATTCTTCCGGGTCAGGAAGACCTGGCCACCACCATCGCCTCCATTATGATGACGGTGCTGGTGCTGTTCCTGGGCGAGGTCGGCCCCAAGACGCTGGCCAAGCAGCAACCGGAGAAATACGCCATGTCCGTCAGCCATGTGATCCGCTTCCTGGTGACGGTACTGAAGCCCCTGGACTGGCTGTTTGCCCTGTGGCGGAAGCTGCTGGCAAAGCTGGTGAAGCCGGAACAGGAAGAAAGCCAGATCGAAGATGAACTGATGACCATGATCGACGAGGCGCAGACTGAGGGAGACATTGAGGAAGAAGAAGGCGAACTGATCCGTTCCGCCATCGAGTTCAACGACCAGAACGCCGCGGATATCATGACGCCCCGGGTGGACGTGACCGCCCTGGAGGACAACGCGACGATTGAGGAAGCCGCGGACGCGTTCCGTGACACCTGGTTCTCCCGGATTCCGGTTTATCATGAGGACCTGGACCATATCATCGGTATCCTGCATGAGAAGGACTTCTACAAGATGACCCATGAGGGCATCACGGATATTACCAAGATCATGAAAGAGCCGGTGTTCGCCCCGGCCAGCCTGTCGATCAGCAATCTGCTGAAGCTGTTCCGGACGAGCCAGACGCACCTGATTGTGCTGCTGGATGAGTTCGGCGGCACCGACGGTATCGTGACCATGGAAGACGTGCTGGAAGAGCTGGTCGGCGAGATCTACGACGAGCACGACGAGGTCAGCGAGGAAGTCGTGGAGCAGGAAGACGGCACCCTGATCGTGGACGGCAATATGCAGCTGGAAGAACTGCTGGCGAAGTTCGGCGTGGAAGACGACGAGTACGACGCGGATACCGTGGGCGGCTGGGCCAGCGAAATGCTGGAGAAGGTGCCTGAGGTGGGCGACAGCTTCACCCTGGATCATCACCAGTTCACCGTGACCGAGATGGACGGATTCCGGGTGACCAGGATGCAGGTGACAGAGGTGCCGGAGGAGACGGAGGCAGCGGAGGAAGAACAGGAAGCGGAAGTTCCGGAAGAGGAAGAAAGCAATTAA
- a CDS encoding YdcF family protein: MRSAKVIIAVALVLMLLCGTAAGETWRAAEEDYPMFETLLERLETEERDKVKADRKELDDILEMIHLKSAEEYEVGRAIVDHWYGSVKNSNYRRFAYRGEEKATPLERSGLDFSGKHAFVVLGYVLQDGEMTDELKGRCDAAAAAARSFPDSLVICTGGATGQQNWENHTEAGEMKMYLARDCHIDADRILTDEQAQTTLENAQNVFLILKQQGIEKITLVTSDYHQMWAQILFNAVAAIWKARTGMEVSIVGNYSYTVRPGTKSTGGGISALRVLLREGITVEP, translated from the coding sequence ATGAGAAGCGCGAAAGTGATCATTGCTGTGGCCCTGGTTCTGATGCTGCTGTGCGGAACAGCGGCGGGTGAAACCTGGCGGGCGGCGGAAGAAGATTATCCGATGTTTGAGACGCTCCTGGAGCGGCTGGAAACAGAAGAAAGGGATAAAGTAAAGGCGGATCGGAAAGAACTGGATGATATCCTGGAAATGATCCACCTGAAGAGCGCTGAGGAGTATGAAGTGGGCCGCGCGATTGTGGACCACTGGTACGGATCGGTAAAGAACAGCAATTACCGCAGATTCGCCTACAGGGGAGAAGAAAAGGCCACGCCGCTGGAGCGGAGCGGTCTGGATTTCAGCGGAAAGCACGCTTTTGTGGTGCTGGGGTACGTGCTGCAGGACGGAGAGATGACAGATGAGCTGAAGGGCCGCTGTGACGCGGCGGCCGCGGCTGCACGGTCCTTCCCGGATTCGCTGGTGATCTGCACGGGCGGTGCTACGGGCCAGCAAAACTGGGAAAACCATACCGAAGCCGGGGAAATGAAGATGTACCTGGCGCGGGACTGCCACATCGACGCGGACAGGATCCTGACGGATGAACAGGCGCAGACCACGCTGGAGAACGCGCAGAATGTTTTCCTGATCCTGAAGCAGCAGGGTATTGAGAAGATCACGCTGGTGACCTCTGACTATCACCAGATGTGGGCACAGATCCTGTTCAACGCCGTGGCGGCAATCTGGAAAGCCCGGACAGGAATGGAAGTCAGCATTGTAGGGAATTACAGCTACACCGTGCGACCGGGAACAAAATCCACGGGAGGCGGAATAAGCGCGCTGAGAGTGCTGTTAAGGGAAGGAATCACGGTGGAACCGTGA
- a CDS encoding SDR family oxidoreductase, with protein MKGLFIGGTGTISMAIVRQLAETPGWDVWLLNRGNRAADVPAGVHTITADINDEQAVADKLRDHTFDTVCEFIGFTQDQVERDWRLFRGKTRQYIYISSASAYLKPAASYVITEGTTLANPYWEYSRNKIACEDFLMKKHREEGFPVTIVRPSHTYDERSIPVAVHGKNGSWQVIRRIMEGKPVIIPGDGSSLWTLTFNTDFARGFIGLMGNRHAIGEAFQITGDETLTWDQIHQTIADALDKTLVPYHVSTDFLAEAGKPYGYDFTGGLIGDKSVSVVFDNRKLKRAVPAMRTDVPFHIGVRKALDYILSHPECQREDPEFDAWCDRVIAALEKAKSEI; from the coding sequence ATGAAAGGTTTATTTATCGGCGGAACCGGAACCATCAGCATGGCCATTGTCCGCCAGCTGGCTGAAACACCCGGCTGGGACGTCTGGCTCCTCAACCGGGGCAACCGCGCCGCGGACGTACCCGCCGGCGTACACACCATCACTGCGGATATCAACGATGAGCAAGCCGTGGCGGACAAACTCCGGGACCATACCTTTGACACGGTCTGCGAGTTCATCGGTTTCACCCAGGACCAGGTGGAACGGGACTGGCGGCTGTTCCGGGGCAAAACCCGGCAGTATATCTACATCAGCTCCGCCTCCGCCTACCTGAAGCCGGCTGCCAGCTACGTCATCACCGAGGGCACCACCCTGGCCAATCCCTATTGGGAATACTCCCGGAACAAGATTGCCTGCGAGGACTTCCTCATGAAAAAGCACCGGGAGGAAGGTTTCCCGGTGACCATCGTCCGTCCCAGCCACACCTACGACGAGCGGAGCATCCCCGTGGCGGTTCACGGCAAAAACGGTTCCTGGCAGGTTATCCGGCGGATCATGGAGGGCAAGCCCGTCATCATTCCCGGCGACGGTTCCTCCCTGTGGACCCTTACCTTCAACACAGACTTTGCCCGGGGCTTCATCGGCCTCATGGGCAACCGGCATGCCATCGGCGAGGCCTTCCAGATCACCGGGGATGAAACCCTGACCTGGGACCAGATTCACCAGACCATCGCCGACGCGCTGGATAAAACGCTGGTGCCCTATCACGTTTCCACCGACTTCCTCGCGGAAGCCGGAAAGCCTTACGGCTATGATTTCACCGGCGGCCTCATCGGCGACAAGTCCGTCTCCGTTGTCTTCGACAACCGGAAGCTGAAGCGCGCCGTCCCTGCAATGCGGACAGACGTCCCCTTCCACATCGGCGTCCGCAAGGCCCTGGATTATATCCTTTCCCATCCGGAATGCCAGCGCGAAGACCCCGAATTCGATGCGTGGTGTGACCGCGTGATTGCGGCTTTAGAGAAAGCGAAAAGCGAGATCTAA
- a CDS encoding NfeD family protein produces MDQFSLNLIMIIGFVLGSGLIVLEAFIPGFGVAGICGVVLEVAALYCCWQLFGVGTALLAFVAVLVLIALALLISYRSAMNGRLSKSPLVLKDTEAPAGEAKPDHWIGREGVAVTSLRPAGQIEIDGTRLNAASDGEFIKRGTPVLVTGAEGDHYTIRVKD; encoded by the coding sequence ATGGATCAATTCTCGCTGAATCTCATCATGATCATCGGCTTCGTGCTGGGCTCCGGCCTCATCGTGCTGGAAGCGTTCATTCCCGGCTTCGGAGTGGCGGGCATCTGCGGTGTTGTCCTGGAAGTTGCCGCGCTTTACTGCTGCTGGCAGCTGTTCGGTGTCGGCACAGCATTGCTTGCCTTTGTAGCCGTGCTCGTGCTGATCGCCCTGGCCCTCCTCATTTCCTACCGGAGCGCCATGAACGGCCGGCTCAGCAAGAGTCCCCTGGTGCTGAAGGATACGGAAGCACCCGCCGGAGAAGCCAAGCCGGATCACTGGATCGGCAGGGAAGGCGTCGCGGTCACTTCACTGCGTCCCGCCGGTCAGATTGAGATTGACGGCACCCGCCTGAACGCGGCCAGCGACGGCGAGTTCATCAAGCGTGGAACCCCGGTTCTGGTCACCGGTGCCGAAGGCGATCACTATACCATCCGCGTGAAAGACTGA
- a CDS encoding RNA polymerase sigma factor gives MSNGTHASELERLVGQYQTAVLRTCYLYLCDRSQAEDAVQETFLRVYKGLDTFRGESSEKTWIMKIAINTCYKMNHSGWSRFINRRVTPEMLPEASVPFEEKDDELTRAVIRLPIRLREVILLYYYQGLNVNEIAEALDISQPSVSGRLKRGRERLKDMLEGRENDA, from the coding sequence TTGAGCAACGGGACACACGCTTCGGAACTGGAGCGGCTGGTGGGACAGTACCAGACTGCGGTTCTCCGGACCTGCTATCTTTACCTGTGTGACCGGTCACAGGCGGAAGATGCTGTACAGGAAACTTTCCTGAGGGTTTACAAAGGCCTGGACACCTTCAGGGGTGAAAGCAGCGAGAAAACCTGGATCATGAAGATCGCAATAAACACATGTTACAAAATGAATCATTCAGGCTGGTCCCGCTTTATCAACCGCCGGGTAACACCGGAGATGCTTCCGGAGGCTTCGGTGCCGTTCGAGGAAAAAGACGATGAACTGACCCGCGCCGTGATCCGGCTGCCGATCCGGCTGCGCGAAGTGATCCTCCTGTATTACTACCAGGGACTGAATGTGAACGAGATCGCGGAAGCACTGGATATTTCCCAGCCGTCTGTTTCAGGAAGACTGAAACGGGGCAGGGAAAGGCTGAAGGACATGCTGGAAGGGAGGGAGAACGATGCGTAA
- a CDS encoding MutS-related protein, with amino-acid sequence MILFKRKLIKKLQNAYGKIPETTYFDGDMNWIRSASDDRREEEPERFYVDDTTWNDLNMDTVYKRINACCSTAGEQHLYHMLRRPMNREEFEKQREMISMMEEEPEKRLTLQVLLSRLGVNRAIYLKNILKPKERSSFWLIIYILLFLFLPVSIVCFVLIGRPVVWMPLLAFVLNGTLHSVRQKSCETEMRTANYCISLALTLDRIRRMKDEKLDRYLEKAYGHLKPLNTLIRGGGIATDPVPGSMKEMVMTILLWDLIYFEIVKVKLAKYHDDFRVIHEAVGGLDAAISIASYRASTEGYCVPEIDYDAEKPFIHAEEIVHPLLKQAVPNELALDKSMLITGSNASGKSTYLRASILNALFAQTICTCTCKSYKGSPFRIYTSMALTDDVLSGDSYYIAEIKSLKRILDDRSEGEFVLCAIDEVLRGTNTIERIAASAEVLNALDQERVLCLIATHDLELCDMASEGYTRAHFEEKISDDDILFDYKLMPGPAVSRNAIHLLKLIGFDEGIVKAAHARADKYVETGRWE; translated from the coding sequence ATGATACTGTTTAAACGAAAGCTGATAAAGAAACTGCAAAATGCCTACGGGAAGATCCCGGAGACCACATACTTTGACGGGGACATGAACTGGATCCGTTCCGCCAGCGATGACAGGCGGGAAGAGGAGCCGGAACGGTTCTACGTGGATGATACCACGTGGAACGACCTGAACATGGACACGGTGTACAAGCGGATCAATGCCTGCTGTTCCACCGCGGGGGAACAGCACCTGTATCACATGCTCCGGCGCCCCATGAACAGGGAAGAGTTTGAAAAACAGCGCGAGATGATCTCCATGATGGAGGAAGAACCGGAGAAAAGGCTGACGCTGCAGGTGCTCCTGTCCAGGCTGGGGGTGAACCGGGCCATCTACCTGAAGAATATCCTTAAGCCGAAGGAACGGTCCAGTTTCTGGCTGATCATTTACATCCTGCTGTTCCTGTTCCTGCCGGTTTCCATTGTGTGCTTTGTGCTGATCGGAAGACCTGTGGTCTGGATGCCGCTGCTGGCGTTCGTCCTGAACGGAACACTCCACTCGGTTCGCCAGAAGAGCTGTGAGACGGAAATGCGGACAGCGAATTACTGTATTTCCCTGGCGCTGACGCTGGACCGGATCAGGAGGATGAAGGATGAAAAGCTGGACAGGTACCTGGAGAAGGCGTACGGGCACCTGAAACCGCTGAATACCCTGATCAGGGGCGGAGGCATCGCGACAGACCCGGTTCCAGGAAGCATGAAAGAGATGGTCATGACGATCCTGCTCTGGGACCTGATCTACTTTGAGATTGTAAAGGTGAAACTGGCGAAATATCACGACGACTTCCGGGTGATCCATGAAGCGGTCGGTGGACTGGACGCCGCCATCTCCATCGCTTCCTACAGGGCCAGCACGGAAGGATACTGTGTGCCGGAAATCGACTATGACGCGGAGAAGCCTTTTATCCACGCGGAAGAGATTGTGCATCCGCTGCTGAAACAGGCGGTGCCGAATGAGCTGGCGCTGGACAAATCCATGCTGATTACCGGTTCCAATGCCTCCGGCAAATCCACCTACCTGCGGGCGTCCATACTGAACGCGCTCTTTGCGCAGACCATCTGTACCTGTACCTGCAAGAGCTACAAAGGCAGTCCGTTCCGGATCTACACTTCCATGGCGCTGACGGATGACGTGCTGTCGGGAGACAGCTACTATATTGCCGAGATCAAGTCGCTGAAGCGGATCCTGGATGACAGGAGCGAGGGTGAGTTTGTGCTGTGCGCTATTGACGAAGTGCTGCGCGGCACCAATACGATTGAGCGGATCGCCGCCTCGGCGGAGGTCCTGAACGCCCTGGACCAGGAGCGGGTACTGTGCCTGATTGCCACCCACGACCTGGAACTGTGCGACATGGCAAGCGAAGGGTACACCAGGGCGCACTTTGAGGAGAAGATCTCCGATGATGATATCCTGTTTGACTACAAGCTGATGCCGGGCCCGGCAGTGAGCCGGAACGCGATTCACCTGCTGAAGCTGATCGGGTTCGATGAAGGCATCGTGAAAGCGGCACACGCAAGAGCAGACAAATATGTGGAGACGGGCAGATGGGAATAA
- the floA gene encoding flotillin-like protein FloA (flotillin-like protein involved in membrane lipid rafts), whose translation MPGSAALIIAIVVIVIIALAIFLHFVPMGLWISALASGVHIPISALVGMRIRRIVPQRLVYPLIKANKAGLDLTISQLETHYLAGGNVDRVINALIAAQRANIEMAFEKACAIDLAGRDVFQAVQMSVTPKVIETPVVAAIAKDGIELRAKARVTVRTNIERLVGGAGEETVIARVGEGIVTTVGSAETHKQVLENPDLISRTVLDKGLDAGTAYEILSIDIADVDVGRNVGAQLQMDQAEADRRIAQAKAEERRAMAVAHEQEMKASVQEMRAKVVEAEAEVPRAMAAALRDGKLGVLDYYQMKNTIADTEMRESIAKASTPQQTAGEQPKGKK comes from the coding sequence ATGCCCGGTTCAGCAGCTCTTATTATAGCCATCGTTGTTATCGTAATCATTGCCCTGGCTATCTTCCTTCACTTCGTGCCCATGGGCCTGTGGATCTCCGCCCTGGCCAGCGGCGTGCACATCCCGATCAGCGCCCTCGTTGGTATGCGGATCCGCCGGATCGTGCCCCAGCGCCTGGTGTACCCCCTGATCAAGGCCAACAAGGCCGGTCTGGACCTGACCATCAGCCAGCTGGAAACCCACTACCTGGCCGGCGGTAATGTAGACCGCGTCATCAACGCCCTGATCGCCGCCCAGCGCGCCAACATCGAAATGGCCTTTGAAAAGGCCTGCGCCATCGACCTGGCCGGCCGTGACGTTTTCCAGGCTGTGCAGATGAGCGTTACCCCGAAGGTCATTGAGACCCCCGTGGTTGCCGCTATCGCCAAGGACGGTATTGAACTGCGGGCCAAGGCTCGTGTGACCGTGCGCACCAACATTGAACGCCTGGTCGGCGGTGCCGGTGAAGAAACCGTTATCGCCCGTGTCGGCGAAGGTATTGTTACCACCGTCGGCAGCGCCGAAACCCATAAGCAGGTTCTGGAGAATCCTGACCTGATCAGCCGCACCGTGCTGGACAAAGGCCTGGATGCCGGTACCGCCTACGAAATCCTCTCCATCGATATCGCGGACGTGGACGTCGGCCGCAACGTCGGTGCCCAGCTGCAGATGGACCAGGCCGAAGCCGACCGCCGCATCGCCCAGGCGAAGGCGGAAGAGCGCCGCGCAATGGCTGTTGCCCACGAGCAGGAAATGAAGGCTTCCGTGCAGGAGATGCGCGCGAAGGTGGTCGAAGCCGAGGCCGAAGTGCCGCGCGCCATGGCAGCCGCGCTGCGTGACGGCAAACTGGGTGTCCTGGATTACTACCAGATGAAGAACACCATTGCCGATACCGAAATGCGTGAATCCATCGCCAAGGCCAGCACTCCCCAGCAGACCGCCGGCGAACAGCCCAAAGGAAAAAAATAA